The Bombus fervidus isolate BK054 chromosome 3, iyBomFerv1, whole genome shotgun sequence genome includes a window with the following:
- the Oseg5 gene encoding intraflagellar transport protein Oseg5 isoform X5 has protein sequence MRFKISAQNRNGHKRLVTCVAWSSTEEIYSCGYDFVFTRKNINNLSDYLFREDHLLIAWHLEGGTAHSSIVTEFPNDFYPTDMQWHPRPNYAALITKKQSLDVLLITTADGKYHLVNKNGRIEKSIDAHKGATTVGRWSSDGSALLTAGEDGLIKVWSRSGMLRSVVVKGMFPILSAAWSSDCTTVLYSQGAHLTFQSLNSNSKPRKLLAHDGLILVLCWSHTHGLIISGGEDCRYKVWDSNGTQLFSSSIGDYPITSVRWSFSGDYFAVGSFNTIKLCDKTGWSHSLEKINSGSIYSIAWSSDSTQVAMACSNGTVSTGHIIDRRLEWNNYEATLVKRKVIEVRNVGNEIRETLEISDRVVQLEFGFDYLVVITPAQCHVYSVANWNTPAIFDLKNTSVSAVLLAEKHFLLVEWNSVSLYSYEGRLLGTPKWKGITQERLYPPCVSLCSDTLVIRSQSNEKLLHVLEVAYNKPITENQTYTHLQSITRVALNHVGGITDRQVALIDINKDLFLVSIRIPGFGRVCKIAAMAQDIAWATDANVLAAMLDATLSVWLCPNCVHYSDRKIIRKTRIDKESSEFGKQPSVANVYNGMVMIRRGDGALVASSFYTFFISLHQHILNKRWKEALSLCRIAQNEVLWTCMAVMATDNKELDAAEEAYAAISRYDKVNYIQYIKSLPNKTERLAEMALLSGDLLTAEGILLQNGLTEEAVRINIEIYNWNRALELAIRHRKQLDEVLNARKEYLRVINKKETNQNFLEYMANVAKTQQ, from the exons ATGAGATTTAAAATATCTGCACAAAATCGTAATGGTCATAAGCGTTTGGTAACTTGTGTAGCATGGAGCTCGACGGAAGAGATTTATTCATGCGGGTATGATTTTGTATTTacgagaaaaaatataaataatctaaGTGATTACCTTTTCAGAGAGGATCATTTATTAATAGCGTGGCATTTGGAAGGTGGAACCGCACATTCTAGCATTGTTACGGAATTTCCTAATGATTTTTATCCGACCGACATGCAATGGCATCCGCGGCCAAATTATGCGGCGCTAATTACTAAAAAACAGTCGTTAGATGTTCTGTTAATTACTACAGCCGACG GAAAATATCATTTAGTTAATAAAAATGGACGTATAGAAAAGAGCATAGATGCTCATAAAGGAGCAACGACAGTAGGCAGATGGAGTAGTGATGGCTCCGCACTCTTGACTG CTGGTGAAGATGGTTTGATAAAAGTATGGTCACGTAGTGGCATGCTTCGCTCTGTTGTTGTTAAAGGCATGTTTCCCATACTATCTGCTGCCTGGAGTTCAGATTGTACGACAGTATTATATTCTCAGGGAGCTCACTTAACTTTTCAGTCTCTTAATTCCAATTCCAAACCTCGCAag TTATTGGCTCATGATGGTCTGATTTTGGTTTTATGTTGGAGTCACACTCATGGATTGATAATTTCTGGTGGGGAAGATTGTAGATATAAG gTATGGGATTCTAATGGCACTCAGCTATTTTCTAGTAGCATAGGAGATTATCCTATTACATCAGTAAGATGGAGCTTTTCTGGGGATTACTTTGCTGTTGGATCATTTAACACAATCAAACTTTGTGATAAAACAGGA TGGTCTCATtcattagaaaaaataaattctggAAGTATATACAGTATTGCTTGGTCAAGTGATAGCACTCAAGTAGCTATGGCTTGTAGTAATGGAACTGTATCAACAGGACATATAATAGACAG AAGACTGGAATGGAATAATTACGAAGCCACGTTGGTCAAAAGAAAAGTAATTGAAGTCAGAAATGTGGGTAATGAAATACGAGAAACATTAGAGATATCGGATCGCGTGGTGCAGCTGGAATTTGGTTTTGATTATTTAGTTGTAATTACACCAGCACAGTGTCATGTTTATTCGGTAGCAAATTGGAATACTCCTGCTatattcgatttaaaaaatactagTGTATCAGCGGTACTTCTTGCAGAAAA GCATTTTTTATTAGTTGAATGGAATAGCGTGTCATTGTACAGTTATGAAGGTCGTTTATTAGGAACTCCAAAATGGAAAGGAATAACACAGGAACGACTTTATCCACCTTGTGTATCGTTATGTTCTGATACTTTAGTTATACGATCGCAAAGTAACGAAAAAC tTCTTCATGTGTTAGAAGTGGCTTATAATAAACCTATAACAGAAAACCAGACTTACACACATCTTCAAAGTATTACAAGAGTTGCGTTGAATCATGTTGGCGGAATAACTGATCGACAAGTAGCATTAATCGATATAAACAAAGATCTGTTTCTAGTTTCTATACGAATTCCTGGTTTTGGTAGAGTATGTAAAATAG cTGCTATGGCGCAAGATATTGCATGGGCGACTGATGCAAATGTTTTAGCAGCGATGTTGGATGCAACATTATCCGTATGGTTGTGTCCTAATTGTGTGCATTATAGCGATCgtaaaattatacgaaaaacAAGGATCGATAAAGAAAGCAG TGAGTTTGGTAAACAGCCAAGTGTAGCTAATGTCTATAATGGGATGGTAATGATACGACGCGGTGATGGAGCATTAGTGGCTTCTTCCTTTTATACGTTTTTTATTAGTCTTCATCAACATATACTGAACAAAAGATGGAAAGAAGCACTGTCTCTTTGTCGAATTGCTCAG AATGAAGTATTGTGGACTTGCATGGCTGTTATGGCAACTGACAATAAAGAATTAGATGCTGCGGAAGAAGCATATGCAGCAATTTCGCGATACGATAAAGTTAATTATATTCAGTATATAAAG AGTCTACCAAATAAAACAGAAAGATTAGCGGAAATGGCGCTTCTGTCAGGAGATCTGTTAACTGCAGAAGGCATACTTTTGCAAAACGGACTAACTGAGGAAGCTGTACGAattaacattgaaatatataattggaATAG AGCATTAGAATTAGCGATTAGACACAGAAAGCAACTGGATGAGGTATTGAACGCAAGAAAAGAATATCTTCGAGTAATcaataagaaagaaacgaaccaAAATTTTCTTGAATATATGGCAAACGTTGCAAAGACACaa CAGTGA
- the Oseg5 gene encoding intraflagellar transport protein Oseg5 isoform X4: MRFKISAQNRNGHKRLVTCVAWSSTEEIYSCGEDHLLIAWHLEGGTAHSSIVTEFPNDFYPTDMQWHPRPNYAALITKKQSLDVLLITTADGKYHLVNKNGRIEKSIDAHKGATTVGRWSSDGSALLTAGEDGLIKVWSRSGMLRSVVVKGMFPILSAAWSSDCTTVLYSQGAHLTFQSLNSNSKPRKLLAHDGLILVLCWSHTHGLIISGGEDCRYKVWDSNGTQLFSSSIGDYPITSVRWSFSGDYFAVGSFNTIKLCDKTGWSHSLEKINSGSIYSIAWSSDSTQVAMACSNGTVSTGHIIDRRLEWNNYEATLVKRKVIEVRNVGNEIRETLEISDRVVQLEFGFDYLVVITPAQCHVYSVANWNTPAIFDLKNTSVSAVLLAEKHFLLVEWNSVSLYSYEGRLLGTPKWKGITQERLYPPCVSLCSDTLVIRSQSNEKLLHVLEVAYNKPITENQTYTHLQSITRVALNHVGGITDRQVALIDINKDLFLVSIRIPGFGRVCKIAAMAQDIAWATDANVLAAMLDATLSVWLCPNCVHYSDRKIIRKTRIDKESSEFGKQPSVANVYNGMVMIRRGDGALVASSFYTFFISLHQHILNKRWKEALSLCRIAQNEVLWTCMAVMATDNKELDAAEEAYAAISRYDKVNYIQYIKSLPNKTERLAEMALLSGDLLTAEGILLQNGLTEEAVRINIEIYNWNRALELAIRHRKQLDEVLNARKEYLRVINKKETNQNFLEYMANVAKTQEATEKAPFKRDEIELPEAEIQKNETMKQEMDT, from the exons ATGAGATTTAAAATATCTGCACAAAATCGTAATGGTCATAAGCGTTTGGTAACTTGTGTAGCATGGAGCTCGACGGAAGAGATTTATTCATGCGG AGAGGATCATTTATTAATAGCGTGGCATTTGGAAGGTGGAACCGCACATTCTAGCATTGTTACGGAATTTCCTAATGATTTTTATCCGACCGACATGCAATGGCATCCGCGGCCAAATTATGCGGCGCTAATTACTAAAAAACAGTCGTTAGATGTTCTGTTAATTACTACAGCCGACG GAAAATATCATTTAGTTAATAAAAATGGACGTATAGAAAAGAGCATAGATGCTCATAAAGGAGCAACGACAGTAGGCAGATGGAGTAGTGATGGCTCCGCACTCTTGACTG CTGGTGAAGATGGTTTGATAAAAGTATGGTCACGTAGTGGCATGCTTCGCTCTGTTGTTGTTAAAGGCATGTTTCCCATACTATCTGCTGCCTGGAGTTCAGATTGTACGACAGTATTATATTCTCAGGGAGCTCACTTAACTTTTCAGTCTCTTAATTCCAATTCCAAACCTCGCAag TTATTGGCTCATGATGGTCTGATTTTGGTTTTATGTTGGAGTCACACTCATGGATTGATAATTTCTGGTGGGGAAGATTGTAGATATAAG gTATGGGATTCTAATGGCACTCAGCTATTTTCTAGTAGCATAGGAGATTATCCTATTACATCAGTAAGATGGAGCTTTTCTGGGGATTACTTTGCTGTTGGATCATTTAACACAATCAAACTTTGTGATAAAACAGGA TGGTCTCATtcattagaaaaaataaattctggAAGTATATACAGTATTGCTTGGTCAAGTGATAGCACTCAAGTAGCTATGGCTTGTAGTAATGGAACTGTATCAACAGGACATATAATAGACAG AAGACTGGAATGGAATAATTACGAAGCCACGTTGGTCAAAAGAAAAGTAATTGAAGTCAGAAATGTGGGTAATGAAATACGAGAAACATTAGAGATATCGGATCGCGTGGTGCAGCTGGAATTTGGTTTTGATTATTTAGTTGTAATTACACCAGCACAGTGTCATGTTTATTCGGTAGCAAATTGGAATACTCCTGCTatattcgatttaaaaaatactagTGTATCAGCGGTACTTCTTGCAGAAAA GCATTTTTTATTAGTTGAATGGAATAGCGTGTCATTGTACAGTTATGAAGGTCGTTTATTAGGAACTCCAAAATGGAAAGGAATAACACAGGAACGACTTTATCCACCTTGTGTATCGTTATGTTCTGATACTTTAGTTATACGATCGCAAAGTAACGAAAAAC tTCTTCATGTGTTAGAAGTGGCTTATAATAAACCTATAACAGAAAACCAGACTTACACACATCTTCAAAGTATTACAAGAGTTGCGTTGAATCATGTTGGCGGAATAACTGATCGACAAGTAGCATTAATCGATATAAACAAAGATCTGTTTCTAGTTTCTATACGAATTCCTGGTTTTGGTAGAGTATGTAAAATAG cTGCTATGGCGCAAGATATTGCATGGGCGACTGATGCAAATGTTTTAGCAGCGATGTTGGATGCAACATTATCCGTATGGTTGTGTCCTAATTGTGTGCATTATAGCGATCgtaaaattatacgaaaaacAAGGATCGATAAAGAAAGCAG TGAGTTTGGTAAACAGCCAAGTGTAGCTAATGTCTATAATGGGATGGTAATGATACGACGCGGTGATGGAGCATTAGTGGCTTCTTCCTTTTATACGTTTTTTATTAGTCTTCATCAACATATACTGAACAAAAGATGGAAAGAAGCACTGTCTCTTTGTCGAATTGCTCAG AATGAAGTATTGTGGACTTGCATGGCTGTTATGGCAACTGACAATAAAGAATTAGATGCTGCGGAAGAAGCATATGCAGCAATTTCGCGATACGATAAAGTTAATTATATTCAGTATATAAAG AGTCTACCAAATAAAACAGAAAGATTAGCGGAAATGGCGCTTCTGTCAGGAGATCTGTTAACTGCAGAAGGCATACTTTTGCAAAACGGACTAACTGAGGAAGCTGTACGAattaacattgaaatatataattggaATAG AGCATTAGAATTAGCGATTAGACACAGAAAGCAACTGGATGAGGTATTGAACGCAAGAAAAGAATATCTTCGAGTAATcaataagaaagaaacgaaccaAAATTTTCTTGAATATATGGCAAACGTTGCAAAGACACaa GAAGCTACTGAAAAGGCTCCGTTTAAGCGAGACGAAATTGAATTACCGGAAgcagaaatacaaaaaaacGAAACAATGAAGCAAGAAATGGATACCTGA